One window from the genome of Sphingomonas lacunae encodes:
- a CDS encoding type I restriction enzyme HsdR N-terminal domain-containing protein yields the protein MNLKISKKTQDRLVAGLKKYQPIVRKLAERDISEADTVTVIKDMLTDIFGYDKYTELTSEQQIRGTFCDLAIRVDGKIQYLAEVKSAGTTLNDNHLRQAVNYGAHQGIEWILLTNGIIWKVYRIKFGQPIDWEEVYCFDMGTLSSRSADDLAKLAMLCRESLSTDALEFFHRQAQIINRYVVAELLLSDAVAATLRKELRRLFDVKVTDDELRILLANDVIKRDTLDGDPPKVAKSLIKKATSSLAKRSAKAAESGS from the coding sequence ATGAATTTAAAAATTTCCAAAAAAACCCAGGATCGCTTGGTTGCTGGCCTCAAAAAATATCAACCCATCGTCCGAAAATTGGCTGAGCGCGACATATCCGAAGCGGACACTGTAACAGTGATCAAGGATATGCTGACGGATATATTTGGATATGACAAATATACTGAATTAACTAGCGAACAGCAAATTCGAGGAACATTCTGTGATCTGGCCATTCGAGTGGACGGGAAAATTCAATATTTGGCCGAAGTTAAATCGGCAGGCACTACACTCAATGACAATCATTTGCGTCAAGCGGTGAATTATGGAGCCCACCAAGGCATTGAATGGATTTTGCTAACAAACGGCATAATATGGAAAGTGTACAGGATTAAATTTGGCCAACCTATTGATTGGGAAGAGGTATATTGCTTTGATATGGGCACCCTATCGTCGAGGTCAGCTGATGATCTTGCTAAGTTGGCGATGCTGTGCCGTGAGAGTTTGTCTACTGACGCTTTGGAATTCTTTCACCGACAAGCGCAAATCATCAATCGTTACGTGGTAGCTGAACTGCTTTTATCGGATGCTGTGGCTGCTACGCTCAGGAAGGAACTGCGTCGCCTGTTCGATGTCAAAGTAACTGACGACGAACTGCGTATCCTGCTGGCTAATGACGTAATCAAGCGCGATACATTAGATGGTGATCCTCCCAAAGTAGCCAAATCGCTGATCAAAAAGGCAACCTCTTCCTTGGCGAAAAGATCAGCAAAGGCCGCTGAATCAGGATCATGA
- a CDS encoding ABC1 kinase family protein, producing the protein MSDDSPPDDGPSNARSRAVPSGRLSRLSTFGRLAGGVAGGMLAEGARRLAAGERPRIDQLILTPGNAARVADRLSHLRGAAMKLGQMISMDAGDMLPPELATILARLRNQAYRMPPPQLDKLLRVEWGADWRRRFRQFEASPIAAASIGQVHRATLPDGRRLAIKVQYPGVRESIDADVDNVATLLRVSNLLPASLDLQPLLDEAKRQLAEEADYEREGGQMQAYAARLAGDGRYVVPGLEPSLTTSRVLAMDFVEGRPIETLTEATQDERDRVMTALVELVLRELFAFGTMQTDPNFANYRWQPESGRIVLLDFGATRAVPAATAGAYRSLIEAGLARDLDRVRDNAVAAGFIGAAAARNHGAAIARIIAAIDAAMHRSGPFDFGDRAFVPVIREEAKAMIADRATWHVPDVETLFVQRKVSGTALLAARLKARVDVRGLAGAAIS; encoded by the coding sequence ATGAGTGATGACAGCCCCCCGGATGATGGACCCAGCAATGCGCGCAGTCGTGCCGTGCCGAGCGGGCGCTTGTCGCGCCTGTCGACCTTTGGCCGGTTGGCTGGCGGGGTGGCTGGGGGGATGCTGGCCGAGGGGGCGCGGCGGCTGGCGGCGGGGGAGCGGCCGCGGATTGACCAGCTGATCCTGACGCCAGGCAATGCCGCGCGGGTGGCCGACCGATTGTCCCACCTGCGCGGGGCGGCGATGAAGCTGGGGCAGATGATTTCGATGGACGCGGGCGACATGTTGCCGCCCGAGCTGGCGACCATCCTCGCCCGGCTGCGCAACCAGGCCTATCGCATGCCACCACCGCAGCTCGACAAACTGTTGCGGGTCGAATGGGGCGCGGACTGGCGGCGGCGGTTCCGCCAATTTGAGGCGAGCCCGATTGCTGCCGCGTCGATCGGCCAGGTGCATCGCGCCACATTGCCTGACGGGCGGCGGCTGGCAATCAAGGTGCAATATCCCGGCGTGCGGGAGAGCATCGACGCCGATGTCGACAATGTCGCGACGTTGCTGCGCGTATCAAACCTGTTGCCGGCCAGCCTTGATTTGCAGCCGCTGCTGGATGAGGCCAAGCGTCAACTGGCCGAGGAGGCCGATTATGAGCGCGAGGGCGGGCAGATGCAGGCCTATGCCGCGCGGCTGGCCGGGGACGGGCGCTATGTCGTGCCGGGGCTCGAGCCGTCACTGACGACGAGCCGGGTGCTGGCGATGGATTTCGTCGAAGGGCGGCCGATAGAGACGCTGACCGAGGCGACACAGGACGAACGCGACCGGGTGATGACGGCGCTGGTTGAACTGGTGCTGCGCGAATTGTTCGCATTCGGCACGATGCAGACCGATCCCAATTTCGCCAATTACCGCTGGCAACCGGAGAGTGGCCGCATCGTCCTGCTCGATTTCGGCGCGACGCGGGCGGTGCCAGCGGCGACGGCTGGTGCCTATCGCAGCCTGATCGAGGCGGGGCTGGCGCGCGACCTTGACCGGGTGCGCGACAATGCAGTGGCGGCGGGGTTCATCGGCGCGGCGGCGGCACGCAACCATGGCGCGGCCATCGCCCGGATCATTGCGGCGATTGATGCGGCGATGCACCGGTCGGGCCCGTTTGACTTTGGCGACCGGGCCTTTGTCCCCGTGATCCGCGAAGAGGCCAAGGCGATGATCGCCGACCGGGCGACCTGGCATGTGCCCGACGTCGAGACCCTGTTTGTCCAGCGCAAGGTGAGCGGCACTGCGTTGCTGGCGGCAAGGCTGAAGGCGCGGGTCGATGTGCGGGGACTTGCAGGCGCTGCCATCTCCTGA
- the cpdR gene encoding cell cycle two-component system response regulator CpdR — translation MIRILLAEDDEAMRSYLARALQRNGYDVTTAATGREALELVESGTFDLLLTDIVMPEMDGIELAQKAQALSPAPKVMFITGFAAVALQANDAVPDARLLSKPFHLKDLVAQVDAMFGGAGQAGNG, via the coding sequence ATGATCCGCATCCTGCTCGCCGAAGATGATGAGGCAATGCGCAGCTATCTGGCACGGGCGTTGCAGCGCAACGGATATGATGTGACCACCGCCGCCACCGGGCGCGAGGCGCTGGAACTGGTGGAATCAGGCACGTTCGACCTGTTGCTGACCGACATTGTCATGCCCGAGATGGACGGGATCGAGCTGGCCCAAAAGGCGCAGGCGCTGAGCCCGGCGCCCAAGGTGATGTTCATCACCGGCTTTGCCGCCGTGGCGCTGCAGGCCAATGACGCGGTGCCCGACGCCCGCCTGCTCTCCAAGCCGTTCCACCTCAAGGATCTGGTCGCCCAGGTCGATGCCATGTTCGGTGGCGCAGGCCAGGCCGGCAACGGCTGA
- a CDS encoding hydrolase 1, exosortase A system-associated: MRRWLSFDVEGAECAATLDEAGGATGLLIVSGGNEIRCGAHRGMARLAAMVAEAGHPVLRFDRRGIGDSEGENGGFESSAADIAAAIALFRRECPQLTKIVGFGNCDAASALVLHHRVGGVDAMILGNPWTIEVEGEVERPGASTGKENAVYSDSYETTPLPPAAAIRARYWAKLKDPREWLRLLRGGVDLRKLAKGLGAAGKSAPPSGLAARLAAAGAAIDVPMTVLIATRDGTAQAFMAEWTRPHFKAMRAKARIESCDTGSHSFADAASRDWLEARVLEALRG, from the coding sequence ATGCGCCGCTGGCTGAGTTTCGATGTCGAAGGCGCGGAGTGCGCGGCGACGCTGGACGAGGCGGGCGGCGCAACCGGGCTGTTGATCGTTTCGGGTGGGAATGAGATTCGCTGTGGCGCGCACCGGGGGATGGCGCGGCTGGCCGCCATGGTGGCCGAGGCGGGCCATCCGGTGTTGCGGTTTGACCGGCGCGGGATTGGCGACAGCGAGGGGGAGAATGGCGGATTTGAGAGCAGCGCGGCGGATATTGCGGCGGCGATTGCGCTGTTCCGGCGGGAGTGCCCGCAGCTGACCAAAATCGTCGGATTTGGCAATTGCGATGCGGCGTCGGCGCTGGTCCTGCACCACCGGGTTGGTGGGGTGGATGCGATGATTTTGGGTAATCCCTGGACGATTGAAGTAGAGGGCGAGGTAGAGCGACCCGGAGCCTCTACCGGAAAAGAAAATGCTGTATATTCAGATAGTTACGAAACCACCCCTCTACCCCCCGCCGCGGCTATTCGCGCGCGGTATTGGGCGAAGCTGAAGGACCCGCGCGAGTGGCTGCGGCTGCTGCGTGGCGGGGTGGATCTGCGCAAGCTGGCGAAGGGGCTGGGCGCTGCGGGCAAGAGCGCCCCACCCTCCGGCCTCGCCGCGCGGCTGGCGGCAGCCGGCGCGGCGATCGACGTGCCGATGACCGTGCTGATCGCGACGCGCGACGGCACCGCACAGGCCTTCATGGCGGAATGGACCCGCCCCCACTTCAAGGCGATGCGGGCCAAGGCGCGGATCGAGAGCTGTGACACGGGATCGCACAGCTTTGCCGATGCGGCGAGCCGGGACTGGCTCGAGGCGCGGGTGCTGGAGGCCTTGCGGGGTTAG
- a CDS encoding DEAD/DEAH box helicase: MNFADLGLSDELLRAVTEAGYSEPTPIQAAAIPQVQMMRDLIAIAQTGTGKTASFVLPMIDILAEGRARARMPRSLILEPTRELAAQVAENFEKYGKYHKLSMALLIGGVQMGDQVKALEKGVDVLIATPGRLMDLFQRGKIMLNDCKLLVIDEADRMLDMGFIPDIEEICTKLPNDRQTLLFSATMPPPIKKLADKFLSNPKSIEVARPASANLNITQALIKVDERKKGDVVRRILRSEDDMSTIIFCNRKTMVRDLAKSLKRDGFASGEIHGDMDQSSRIAELDRFKSGSINVLVASDVAARGIDVKGVSHVINYDTPWHPDDYVHRIGRTGRAGAKGHAYTLVTAKDAEAIDNVQKLIGTQIPWSDAFSGGASRAAAPVEAAAEEAAEASPEARKGRKRPGRAKADEAKAEAAKPAKPAKAEKAEKPAKAEKAPRREARAERDEGDAPAPRGRSRRDEGREPEREAPRPPRYQQQDAEEDGAWNGPVPGFLSASFGTGS, encoded by the coding sequence ATGAATTTTGCCGATCTCGGCCTTTCCGACGAATTGCTGCGCGCCGTTACCGAAGCGGGCTATAGCGAACCGACGCCCATCCAGGCGGCGGCCATCCCCCAGGTGCAGATGATGCGTGACCTGATTGCCATTGCCCAGACGGGCACCGGCAAGACGGCGAGCTTTGTGCTCCCCATGATCGACATTTTGGCCGAAGGCCGCGCTCGTGCCCGCATGCCGCGCAGCCTGATCCTCGAACCGACCCGTGAACTTGCCGCACAGGTCGCTGAAAACTTTGAAAAATATGGCAAATATCACAAGCTTTCGATGGCGCTGCTGATTGGTGGCGTACAGATGGGGGATCAGGTCAAGGCGCTCGAAAAGGGCGTTGACGTGCTCATCGCCACGCCGGGCCGCCTGATGGACCTGTTCCAGCGCGGCAAGATCATGCTCAATGACTGCAAGCTGCTCGTCATCGACGAAGCCGACCGCATGCTCGACATGGGCTTCATCCCCGATATCGAGGAAATCTGCACCAAGCTGCCCAACGACCGGCAGACCCTGCTCTTTTCCGCGACCATGCCGCCGCCGATCAAGAAGCTGGCCGACAAATTCCTGTCGAACCCCAAATCGATCGAGGTCGCCCGCCCGGCGAGCGCCAACCTCAACATCACCCAGGCGCTGATCAAGGTTGATGAGCGCAAGAAGGGCGATGTCGTCCGCCGCATCCTGCGCAGCGAAGATGATATGTCGACCATCATCTTCTGCAACCGCAAGACGATGGTGCGGGATCTCGCCAAGAGCCTGAAGCGCGACGGTTTTGCCTCGGGCGAAATCCATGGCGACATGGACCAGTCGAGCCGCATTGCCGAGCTTGACCGGTTCAAGTCGGGCAGCATCAACGTGCTCGTCGCCTCCGACGTCGCGGCGCGCGGCATCGACGTGAAGGGTGTGTCGCACGTCATCAACTATGACACGCCCTGGCACCCCGACGATTATGTCCACCGCATCGGCCGCACCGGCCGCGCGGGGGCCAAGGGCCATGCCTATACGCTCGTCACCGCCAAGGATGCCGAGGCGATCGACAATGTGCAGAAGCTGATCGGCACCCAGATCCCCTGGAGCGATGCGTTCAGCGGCGGTGCTTCGCGGGCTGCGGCACCGGTGGAAGCGGCTGCCGAGGAGGCTGCGGAGGCGTCTCCGGAGGCTCGCAAGGGCCGCAAGCGCCCCGGCAGGGCCAAGGCGGACGAGGCCAAGGCTGAAGCGGCCAAGCCAGCCAAGCCTGCAAAGGCGGAGAAGGCAGAGAAGCCGGCCAAGGCCGAAAAGGCCCCCCGGCGTGAGGCGAGGGCCGAGCGTGATGAGGGCGACGCCCCCGCGCCGCGTGGCCGTTCGCGCCGTGACGAGGGCCGCGAGCCCGAGCGTGAGGCTCCGCGCCCGCCGCGCTACCAGCAACAGGATGCCGAGGAAGACGGCGCCTGGAACGGCCCCGTCCCCGGCTTTTTGAGCGCCAGCTTCGGCACCGGCAGCTGA
- a CDS encoding acyl carrier protein produces the protein MMSDGAAEVEATVRSTLVDLLGIAPERAATFNENTPLFGALPELDSMAVATLLTELEDRLGITIDDDEVDVEMFETFGALVRFASGKALN, from the coding sequence ATGATGTCTGACGGTGCAGCCGAAGTTGAAGCTACTGTCCGGTCGACCTTGGTCGATTTGCTCGGCATTGCGCCGGAACGGGCAGCTACTTTTAACGAGAACACTCCGCTTTTTGGTGCCTTGCCCGAACTGGATTCCATGGCAGTGGCGACTCTGCTCACCGAGTTGGAAGACCGTCTCGGCATAACTATCGACGATGATGAGGTCGATGTCGAAATGTTCGAGACCTTTGGCGCCTTGGTCCGCTTCGCCAGCGGAAAGGCGCTGAACTGA
- a CDS encoding SapC family protein, whose amino-acid sequence MATAPNLPMFYNDLVPLSTNQHADWKLQTQDKAPFLAKTHAVPITIDEFIPSSRFFPIIFSAGSNSVPLGLMGLNEGVNIFVDDAGSLINPIYVPAYVRRYPFMLARLRPDAQELSLCFDPTAPGIGADVEGQALFDGTEASQVTKDILGFCEQFEQAGARTQAFMEELEKLDILMDGEVAIQADGQEQPYVYRGFRMVDEEKLKDLRGDTLRKISQNGMLPLLHAHLFSLALMKDIFAVQAQTGRVPTQNPAIQPVV is encoded by the coding sequence ATGGCCACTGCGCCCAACCTGCCGATGTTCTACAATGACCTGGTTCCGCTGTCGACGAACCAGCATGCCGACTGGAAGCTCCAGACGCAGGACAAGGCCCCGTTCCTTGCCAAGACGCACGCCGTGCCGATCACCATCGACGAGTTCATCCCTTCGTCGCGCTTTTTCCCGATCATCTTTTCGGCGGGCAGCAATTCGGTGCCGCTGGGCCTGATGGGCCTGAACGAAGGCGTGAACATCTTTGTCGATGACGCCGGTTCGCTGATCAACCCCATCTATGTCCCGGCCTATGTCCGCCGCTATCCGTTCATGCTGGCGCGGCTGCGCCCGGATGCGCAGGAACTGTCGCTGTGCTTTGACCCGACCGCACCGGGCATTGGCGCCGATGTCGAAGGGCAGGCCCTGTTCGACGGCACCGAAGCATCGCAGGTGACCAAGGATATCCTGGGTTTCTGTGAACAGTTTGAACAGGCCGGCGCCCGCACCCAGGCATTCATGGAAGAGCTGGAAAAGCTCGACATCCTGATGGACGGTGAAGTCGCGATCCAGGCCGATGGTCAGGAACAGCCCTATGTCTATCGCGGTTTCCGCATGGTCGATGAAGAAAAGCTCAAGGACCTGCGCGGCGACACCCTGCGTAAGATCTCGCAGAATGGCATGTTGCCGCTGCTTCACGCGCACCTCTTCTCACTGGCACTGATGAAGGACATCTTTGCCGTGCAGGCCCAGACAGGTCGCGTGCCGACCCAGAATCCGGCGATACAGCCGGTCGTCTGA
- a CDS encoding N-formylglutamate amidohydrolase: MNGHVPASADGAPFSLVGPAEPLLPVIITVPHAGRHYPPFLIEQARVPLSVLQRLEDRHADVLASAAAAAGFTVLVANTARALIDLNRAEDEWDCQIVSDALPPATPNQRVRAGLGLVPARLHPHGELWRGRISKAELDRRIATVHRPWHQRVAALLDSARSRFGRALLFDLHSMPTQPGGVPQMVLGDRYGLTASSRLVESLLALGEGQGLRVARNAPYAGAHGISLHGRPAAGVDAIQLEFDRGLYLGAGQQPEPAGTERVARLLLAMARAASASVGSARDWPAAAE; encoded by the coding sequence ATGAATGGTCATGTGCCCGCCAGCGCCGACGGAGCGCCCTTCTCGCTGGTCGGCCCTGCCGAGCCGCTGTTGCCGGTGATCATCACAGTGCCCCATGCTGGCCGGCACTATCCGCCCTTTCTGATCGAACAGGCGCGGGTGCCGCTGTCCGTTCTTCAGCGGCTGGAGGATCGCCACGCCGATGTGCTGGCTAGTGCGGCGGCGGCGGCGGGCTTTACCGTGCTTGTCGCCAACACGGCCCGGGCGCTGATCGACCTCAACCGGGCGGAGGATGAATGGGACTGCCAGATTGTCTCCGATGCCCTGCCGCCGGCGACGCCCAACCAGCGCGTCCGGGCGGGATTGGGTCTCGTTCCGGCGCGGCTCCACCCGCATGGCGAGTTGTGGCGCGGCCGCATCAGCAAGGCGGAGCTTGACCGGCGGATTGCGACGGTCCACCGCCCCTGGCATCAGCGCGTCGCCGCTTTGCTGGACAGTGCCCGGAGCCGCTTTGGCCGGGCGCTGTTGTTCGATCTCCACTCCATGCCGACCCAGCCAGGCGGCGTGCCCCAGATGGTGCTGGGGGATCGCTATGGCCTCACCGCCTCTTCGCGGCTTGTCGAGTCGCTGCTGGCACTGGGGGAGGGTCAGGGGCTCAGGGTCGCCCGCAACGCCCCCTATGCCGGGGCCCATGGCATCAGCCTGCATGGCCGCCCCGCAGCCGGTGTGGATGCCATCCAGCTTGAGTTCGACCGCGGGCTCTATCTGGGGGCCGGCCAACAGCCTGAACCGGCTGGAACCGAAAGGGTTGCGCGACTGCTGCTGGCCATGGCGCGGGCCGCCTCCGCGTCGGTGGGTAGCGCCAGGGACTGGCCGGCTGCCGCCGAATAG
- a CDS encoding FAD-binding oxidoreductase: MTQPSPALLADLAALLGPKGFTTDADVMAPWLSDWRGRVHGAAAALLSPASTAEVQAVVRLCAAAGARLTLQGGNSGQCAGATPDASGEALLLSLRRMNAVRAIDRDAMLMMADAGVILQHAHEAAVATGLRFPLTLGGKGSATLGGLVSTNAGGTQVLRHGTMRALTAGLEVVLADGSVLDMMVPLAKDNQGPDPKQMFIGAEGVLGIVTGVTLRLVPDVAMRAVGWLTVETPSDALAALRRMEPVLGNALEGFEILPQRALDNVVAHVPGTRAPVETPGPWHVLVELVAAEGEDDPAPRLEAALGGLIEAGVASDAMLAGSEAQADMLWRIRDAISEAERAIGPAMQHDISVPVARMPAYIETVPGELTAAFPGVIPLAFGHLGDGNVHFHVRPPLGSDANAWIAEHGAAVSDHVYRAAVAMGGSISAEHGIGRVKRESLAALGDPVRIGLVRAMKAALDPKGMLNPGVLLPDNG, translated from the coding sequence ATGACCCAGCCTTCGCCTGCCCTGCTTGCTGACCTTGCCGCCCTGTTGGGGCCAAAGGGGTTCACGACCGATGCCGATGTGATGGCGCCATGGCTGAGCGATTGGCGCGGGCGGGTGCATGGGGCGGCGGCGGCCTTGCTGTCACCTGCCTCGACCGCCGAGGTGCAGGCGGTGGTGCGGCTGTGTGCGGCGGCGGGGGCGCGGCTGACGCTGCAAGGGGGGAACAGCGGGCAGTGCGCCGGGGCGACGCCTGATGCCAGCGGCGAGGCGCTGTTGCTCTCGCTGCGGCGGATGAATGCGGTGCGAGCGATTGACCGTGACGCCATGCTGATGATGGCCGATGCCGGGGTGATCCTGCAGCATGCGCATGAGGCGGCGGTGGCGACAGGCTTGCGCTTTCCGCTGACGCTGGGCGGCAAGGGATCGGCGACTTTGGGCGGCCTCGTTTCGACCAATGCGGGCGGCACGCAGGTGCTGCGCCACGGGACGATGCGCGCGCTGACGGCGGGGCTGGAGGTGGTGCTGGCCGATGGCAGTGTGCTCGACATGATGGTGCCGCTGGCCAAGGACAATCAGGGGCCGGACCCCAAGCAGATGTTCATCGGTGCCGAAGGGGTGCTGGGCATTGTGACGGGTGTGACCTTGCGGCTGGTGCCCGATGTGGCGATGCGCGCGGTCGGCTGGCTGACGGTGGAGACGCCGAGCGATGCGCTGGCGGCGCTGAGGCGGATGGAGCCGGTGCTGGGCAATGCGCTCGAGGGGTTCGAGATTTTGCCGCAGCGCGCGCTCGACAATGTGGTCGCGCATGTGCCGGGAACGCGGGCGCCGGTCGAGACGCCGGGACCGTGGCATGTGCTGGTCGAGCTGGTCGCGGCGGAGGGCGAGGATGATCCCGCGCCACGGCTGGAGGCGGCGCTGGGCGGCCTGATCGAGGCGGGCGTGGCGAGCGATGCGATGCTGGCGGGGAGCGAGGCGCAGGCCGATATGCTGTGGCGCATCCGCGACGCGATATCAGAGGCGGAGCGCGCGATCGGCCCGGCGATGCAGCATGACATCAGCGTGCCGGTGGCGCGGATGCCGGCCTATATCGAGACGGTGCCGGGCGAGCTGACGGCGGCCTTTCCCGGCGTCATCCCGCTGGCGTTCGGCCATCTGGGGGACGGCAATGTCCATTTCCACGTCCGCCCGCCGCTGGGAAGCGATGCGAATGCGTGGATCGCCGAGCATGGCGCGGCGGTAAGCGACCATGTCTATCGCGCGGCGGTGGCGATGGGTGGCTCGATCAGCGCCGAACATGGCATCGGCCGGGTCAAGCGGGAGTCACTCGCGGCGCTGGGCGACCCGGTGCGGATCGGCCTGGTGCGGGCGATGAAGGCGGCGCTGGACCCCAAGGGGATGCTCAACCCCGGTGTGTTGCTGCCCGACAACGGCTGA
- a CDS encoding GNAT family N-acetyltransferase has protein sequence MTAESEYHSNFAEARKIAAGGLDRPSADAVGQHHLFDRLDWFESLHDAVFLNTKPLIAHARLGDANLWLMLMTEGHTALSMAYWYSFAWRPVWTGNPDDATKLALATHLLSGLRRRVSTVALSPVPVEDNSASILQKAMRQAGWIVKSEATSHNHWLETASRAFADWWAERPGALRSTVKRKGSKGLVALEIHSNFDDKLWDEFEAVYRESWKPPESHPDFLRHWARREGQAGTLRLAIARIEGTAVAAQFWSVDDGVAYIHKLSHISGRDALSPGTLLTHALFAKAFDEDKVTRIDFGTGDDGYKRDWMEHSAPLMTITAWDPLQPTAWPAMVKTYASRLAARVRSR, from the coding sequence ATGACGGCAGAGAGTGAATATCATTCTAACTTTGCCGAAGCCCGGAAAATCGCGGCCGGCGGGCTGGATCGCCCCAGTGCTGACGCGGTTGGCCAGCATCATTTGTTCGACCGGCTCGACTGGTTCGAATCGCTGCACGATGCTGTGTTCCTGAATACAAAGCCGTTGATTGCCCATGCCCGACTAGGTGACGCAAACCTTTGGCTGATGCTGATGACTGAAGGCCATACCGCATTGTCGATGGCCTATTGGTACAGCTTTGCGTGGCGCCCCGTCTGGACAGGCAATCCGGACGACGCAACGAAACTGGCACTGGCGACCCACTTGCTGAGCGGTCTGCGTCGTCGCGTCTCCACAGTCGCACTCTCGCCCGTTCCGGTCGAGGATAATAGCGCATCCATCTTGCAAAAAGCGATGCGTCAGGCCGGCTGGATCGTTAAGAGCGAAGCCACGAGCCACAATCACTGGCTGGAGACCGCTAGCCGTGCCTTTGCCGATTGGTGGGCTGAACGGCCCGGTGCTCTGCGGTCCACAGTGAAGCGCAAGGGGAGCAAGGGACTTGTTGCCCTCGAAATCCACTCGAATTTCGACGACAAGCTGTGGGACGAATTTGAGGCTGTGTACCGGGAAAGCTGGAAGCCACCTGAAAGCCACCCTGATTTCCTGCGCCACTGGGCCAGACGGGAGGGGCAGGCCGGTACATTGCGGCTCGCCATCGCGCGCATCGAAGGCACCGCCGTGGCTGCGCAATTCTGGTCGGTGGATGATGGCGTCGCCTATATCCACAAACTGAGCCACATCAGCGGCAGGGACGCACTATCACCCGGCACGTTGCTGACCCACGCCCTGTTCGCCAAAGCATTTGACGAGGACAAGGTAACTCGGATTGATTTCGGTACCGGCGATGATGGGTACAAGCGTGACTGGATGGAGCATAGCGCGCCGCTGATGACTATCACGGCTTGGGACCCGTTGCAGCCAACGGCATGGCCCGCAATGGTGAAAACCTACGCATCGCGGCTTGCGGCCCGCGTCCGGTCGCGCTAG